DNA from Desmodus rotundus isolate HL8 chromosome X, HLdesRot8A.1, whole genome shotgun sequence:
TATATGTTTGATAATATCcagagtaaaattaaaaaggaaaggaaggtaggaaggaaggaaggaaggaaggaaggaaaagaaagagagaaggaaggaagggagggagggagggagggaggaaggaaaggagacaccGAGTCACGGCAAACTCACTTGAATATGGAAACGTTGGTGGCTGTCTATTTAATGTTAGGAACAACCCAAAGACGCCCACTTTAGCCATCTGTATTCCACCTTGTAGTGGATGGCCTAGCCAGCACTGTAAGAAACCTGTTGGTTGATCATTGTACTTCTGTTACTCACACATTCAGAGAAAACCACGCAACATCTACGGACAAATCATTAGATATCACTGAGTTGAGCACGGCGGCTCACTCCAAAATCAGTTCACTTTTTAAAGACTCCAAAGgctttctgtaaaatggatacAAATAGAAAGATGCCATTTAAAACAGATATCATGTGCAAGAGCAACAGCACTGAGCAGTATCTTAGGATAAATACAGTAAAAGATGTACAAGGTCTGACTGTACAAAAGATAAAACTAAACACTAAACTGAAAGATTAAAACGTTAAAGAAAGCCCACATAACTGGAGGGACAGCCCACGCTGGTGACCAGGAAGGCCGGATAGCATAAAGATAGTCAATTGCCCCTTAACTGGCCCATAAATTCATTGAAAATAGACTCCAAATCTGTTACAAATGAGTTTCCAGGGAACATGGCATGCTTACCCTAACGTTTGTGTGGAAGGGCAAAATGCGAAGAATAGTGGAGATGTGGCTGGAGACTGATGCCTAAGATGTGGGGACTTGCCCTACCAGAGATCTAGATGTCTTACCGCGAGATAAAAATTAAGAGGGTGGCATTGgcacagaaatacagaaatgtatgCAACAGGACCTATGCTCAGAAACGGAGGCACACAAATACGGACCAAAATGACTCCAGACGGTGCCGAATGCCCCCTGGATTCGTGCAAAATCGCCCCCGATTAAGAATCCCTGGCATAGGAATAGGGATCGACCTTAAAGAACACACGCTGAATTCTGTAAAAGTAAATGACAGAACACCAAGTGCACGAGTTAAAAATGCACGCACATGCAATATTTCACATCCAAAGAGAGAACAGTCTGGGAAACAAGGCTTGGGGAGCACAAAGCTCCACTTTACTTCAGGAGTTATTGGCCGGCCTAGCACAGCGAGGCCAAGGAGAAGTAGGAGGGCGGCGACGGGGTGGGACTTTGGTGGGTGAGCTTTAGGGAACTCGAAGCTCATAGGTCGCCGGCCACAGCGAACTGTGGGAAGGCAGCGCTGGAAGCTCATTGGCCTTTGTGAGAAGGGCGGGAAAGCGAGCAGGCTAGCAAGCCAGCGCCAGCGTCTTCCCTCGGGCCTCTCGTCCCAGTCTATTGCATGACCTGCTGGAGGCTGACCAAAGGCTAGTATCGGGGGGGAGAGGGGCCCTCGTTCTCTACGCCGCcgcttcttcctcccctcccccccccccccccccccccgctctggaTCCCCAAACCCTTCCGCTTCCGCAGGGTACCTCCACCCGCGCCTGATGTCCactctgccccacacccccacGCGCACACTCTGTAGGACCCCTGCGGGAGGACCCATCGCCCCAGCCTCCTGACCCCCTGGCCTTTGGCCCCTGGGGCaaggctgcttttttttttttttttaattttttattgttattcaattacagttgtatgccttttctccccatccctccaccccaccccagctgaacccacctccctcccccacctccaccctcccccttggttttgtccatgtgtcctttatagtagttcgcAAGGCTGCTTTTGATTCGGAGGTGAAGGCGGCGGCGAAATTTTGGGCTGCCTGTGAGGGGGTGATGTACTCCgggtctgtgtgtgggggtggggcaagggtgTGCTCCACCATAATGTTGGAAGCGTGGAGTGGAGCATGGAAGAGTGTTGGGAGGCTGAGGAGGGAACGCAAGGGTTTGCATGAAAGCGGCGGGGAGTGTGTTGGTGCAAGAGAACAATTAGAGCAGTGGAGCAGTGAGGAGTTGGCTGCTGACTAGATCAGGGCCTGACATTCGATACGGGGCACAGCAAACGTCTGTTCAAGGAATAACCGAGGGgatgaatgaaaataatgattGAAAGAGGGGCTTGGGATCCTGAAGGATAatatgctttcatggagtgcaCAGGTCTGCCACCTTAAAAGGGCAGCAAGGAAATATTTAAGATCATGGTGGGCTGCAAGAAAAAGATCAGAATGgattgtgataaaaaaaaaaaaattgaatgtagGGCATACATGAGCCTAGAAATAGAATTGAGTGCCTGAGGCATAGATTCATGAGTGGGAAGTGAATGAATGCAGAAGATTAGGAAGACAATTGTGGAAGTGGCTGCCAGGAATAATAATGGTTGAGTGTAGCAGAGTTCAGGACGGTACAGGAGAAGGGCAAGTAGTAATTGTTGAAGGCGGCACGAGAGTGCATGTGTATACCTGAATGTGGGATCTCCGTGGAGTGAAAGGAGGCAAGGAGAATCACAAGGCTTGCAAGTATACAGGACCCAAGTCAAGAGTTCCTTGGAACAAGGCTGTGCGTGAGAGAGCCTTCCTGGGAAGGAGGCTACATGAGCAAGAAGGGAGTGTGCAATGTGCTTTCAGCGGTGAGCTGCATGGAAAAGAATCCAGCCCCTTCAGGTGGGGTTTACCAAGGTCAGAGGAAGTATGTTTGGGGGTAGGGGATCATGTGGCCATCCTGACCTCTGCTTCTGGGCCCACAACCAAGGATTCCAAGGAAATGCCTGCTGGGCCCTGCTGCGCCTGCATCTGCGCCACTGGGCTTCAGACCAGAGTCCCATGGGGGATTCGACTTGGCCTCAGAAGATCTCCACGTCTTCACTCTGCCTGCTGCCCCAACCTCGGCAACAGTGACCAAGTCGAGGACCATGAGCACTGCTGCCTCTTGCAGCCACGTCACCCCGCTTCGTGAGTATGGTGTCTGACAAGGGGAAGGCAGGGCGGGCCTCCTCTAAGCCTGACTGACTTTAGACCCGCAATCTCCCACGCTAGGAAGCAGCGCAGGGTCTTGCCTGCTAGGAGCTCCTTGAAGAGGAAGCAGGGGGCACAGCGAAAGAGGCGCCTGACTGGAGAACTGATAAAGAGTGGAGCTGCACCTCCCAAAGATCCCAGCTTTGTCAGCAAGTCGGCCACTGAAGAAGGAGCTCTCAGTGAGTGTCTCTGGCCAAGGAGGGAACCCGGGTTTGGGTACAGGGAGCATAAGTAGTTCTGTCACCAGTCTTACCACCCAACTCtgatgtggccttgggcaagttattcctTGGGCCTTAGCTTCCCCAGCTATAAAATGTCATCAGTATTATCTACCGAGTACTGGTGTGAAGGAGAAATGTGGGGAGGGGTGTTGAAATGGTCCACGGTGAGATGAGACCTCAGGTTGGGAGCGAGGTAGAGTGAGGTGAGATGAGGGGGAAAGGACCTCCTGAGCTGTTTCCAGTTTCCCATAGCAGGGAAAGAGAATGTCCTGTCCCAGCTTAAGGCCCAGGCCTGTGCGACCCTCAGGGAGGTAAGGAGTAGTCTGGGGCCAGTTGGGGAGGCTCCCAACTCAGCCACTGCCCAGACCCTTTCCTCTGTCTTGAAGTTCTGTGTTCCATCTCTAACCCTACTGCAActtgccatgtgaccttgggagaAAAGTACttctctctctgggccttggtttccccagcTGCAAAATGAACAGCTCGTCTTCAAAGTCTTCCCAGCTCCGACACTCTGGGCTCCTGTCCTCAGCCCCAAACATGCCCACATCTCCTCTCTCCATGGCCTGCCTCCCACCCGTGTCCAACCTGTGCTCTCTGCTCCTGCAGGCAGTCTCGCAAGGGCCTCTACTGATGGATCATTCCCCAAATTGTTTGTCTCTGTCCTGGACTACAGCTCCCTTGAAGACGCAACCAACAATTTCTCCTTCCAGGAGTTCACACCGGACCCATGTCCCGATCAGCACGTGAGTAGACTGAGAAGAAGCATGCAGCCGTTTGTGTATTGCGTGCATCCTCGTGCTTGATGCCATGGGAGATAGACGGAGGAAAtggaggcagtggtggtggtggtggcggtggcggtggcggtggcggtggcggtggcggtggcggtggtggtggtggtggcggtggaagaggaagggaggagtcgGCATCTAAGACGAACAGGTAAAGACAGGGCTCTCCCAGCTTTGCCATTTCTTACTTGTGGGAGACTTTGCACAATGGTGTTTATGTCCCAGAGCCTCCAGTTGTTAGTCAGTATACTGAGAGGGGACAAAATTCTGCACCCACAGCATTGACAAGACGACTAGCATAACACCTGCCACATAGCAGGCCTTTAACGAACGGAGGCTTTTGTTCCTTTTGAAGCAGATTGATGGGATAGAAGGTCCCGCTAGAAAGGGGGACCGTGACGGTGAGGGCCACTGAGGCTCAGGCAAGAGCCCAGAGGCCATTAGAAAAAGCTTTCTGGAGATGAGGCAAGCTGCTCCTTCCGGTCCCGTGGGGTTTGGGGACTATGGAGGCAAGAACCAGTCTCTGCACAGGGACAGTAACCCCATCTCTCCAGGTGCTTTGCAGATTAAAACCCAGACACCTGTGATTTCCCATCATCTTCCCCGTGGCCCTGGGAGTTCTGAAAATGCTGGCAGGAATTAGTGTCTCAGGAAAGATGGAGGGAAAAGACATGGAAGCGGAAACGGGCCAGGCAGGGGAAAGGACTTACTTGCCCAAGCCACAACGAGTAATGGTCAGCAGGCCTTCGGAGTCCCTCATTCAGATATGGCAAAATCCTGCCTGTCTCTGTGTACCGGTAGTGTGTGTCTTACAGAGGTTTTAATCCCCCCGGCCTCTCCTTTCCTTGTTTCTAGATGCTCAACTCTGGTCCTCCAGCCCTATGCCACCCTTGACTCTCCTCTCCTGCAGCCACAGATCCTGGGAAAATAGTTGGGTCCAGAGCGCTGACAGGGGCCAAGCTTGGTGAATGGGAAGAGCAGGACACCTCGGGTTGAGTGCAGCCTTCAGTGGAACTGGGGACTGAGGGGCGCTTGTCACATGAGGCGGGGAGGTGCGGGCTCCCAACTGCCATTGTCCCACACCCTTTTCTCCGCAGGATCCCACAGCTTCTGAGCAGGCCTTGGTTTCTGCCTGCTCAGAGTGGCAGCAGAAGCTGGAGGCGGCCGAGGCACTGCTGATTCTGAAGGAATCTTCCCGGGCCCCTTCAGGCTCCATCTCCCCACTCCAGCCTTGAGTTGCACCAGGTAGCTTGGTCCTTGAAAGGGGAACACGGGGTGGGAATAGTTGGGAAACGGGACGGGCGCTGTGGTAAGCCGGACCTAACTAACTGCAAAGGCAAGGTTGGTGGGTTGAACGTCCCTGGGCCCAGGCACCCAAGCTCCTCAGTCTGACGCCTGAGATGGCAGTCGATGGCTGTTCAGTGAATCATCACTTTGTCGAGCTTTGCACTCAACAGCAAATGTCCAGTGCCCCGATGTCAAGAAACGAGGAAACTGGGGCCCTGAGAGTGTGGCAGCCACTTGCCCTGGGGCGTGTCGCATACCAAGGCGAGGAACCGGGCCTCCTGACTCTCAGCCCAGAGTGTTTCTACCCAGACCCTTGTCATCTGCTGTGGTCTGGGGAGGACATTTAGATAGGTGAACGTGCGCCGAGTCTGGAAGGAGATTCTGCTCCCTGTCCTCGGGGAGCTTCCAGTGTAGAGGTGGAGCCTGGGTGCCGTCACAAGTTATGTTTTGCAGCTAAACCTCAATGATGAGCCTGGAGAGGAAGGACCGGAGGAGGTCTGAGGGCAGATAGACACCTGGGGAGGCTGAGAGGGAAGGCTGGGCACTCCCAGGCCAAAATGGTGGATGGGGTATAGTGGGTGAGTGAAGCAGCGACGCTGGAGGAACTGCTGGAACAGAAGtgggtgaggctggagaggctACCAGTCTCAGAGGTCTGGCATGCCAGGCTCAGGAGGCTAGACCAGCAACTGTGGGCAGTGAGGAGCCAGGGAATGTGTGAGCTAGGGAGGAGCATATTCAAAGGCCTGGGGCTCGGCAAAAAGAAGTGCGGTGGCTGTGATGGAGGGACCTCTGGCGGCAAGACTTGAGGTGGGCGAATCAAGGGAGAAAGAGTTCTGTGCAATCACCCAGGTGGCAAAGCCTCGACTGGGTGGAACGGAAAGAGGAGAGAGCCGGGAAGGGAAATGCATGCAAGCTGGCACTgacctcttcctttctgtctacaGCTCCTGCTGGGGGTAGAGGGCTCCAGCCTTCCAGCCCCTCTCTCCAACCCAGGCCGGCCAGCTCTGTTTCTCTGCCTACTGGACACCTGGGGCGCATCTCCCTCTTGAGCTAGAAGCCCAAAGCAAGAGGCCTCTCTACATAGAGTAGTGCCTATGTATGCATTTGCAAAATGTTTAGCGTGTTCaaaatgcttaaaattaaaaacacgaAAGCCTTCAGGTCCTTCTGTAAGCTTTCAGGCCCTTCTTATTATATGGGGCAATTCCTTGACTGAGGACAGATTTTCTTGTACCTCCAGCACTTACTCCCTTGGATCCTGGGGCCTTTTTATGTCGTATGAAAACCAGCTCGTGCAATCTAAGCCGATCAGTCTCGAAACTGAGTTCTGTGTGTTCATGTGCTCCTATGCCAGATTTTGTATTTCACTCGTGATTGCGAACATACCAGTGCACTCGTGGTTGTACCCATGCGTGCGAAagtatgatgatttttttttcatttttgtttctaggtttgtgtgtttgtgtgtgaacaAGTTATAAACTCTTGTTGTTGTAAGGCACTGCGATAGAGTTGTTTGTTACCACAGTATAACCTAGACTATCCTGACTCCAGCAGACTTGCTCAATTCAACTTCCAAAGTGAATATCGCCATACTCAATGACTGGGATGTCTTAATGTGGCTGGATAAGAAAGCGATAGAGAAAAAGGGATAGGagttttattcactcaacaagtaAGTGCCTACCCGCTGCCTGGCATAGACTGTCTCCAGTTGTCCAGGGGGCCACAGGTTGAAATGTCTGGAGGATCAAGCAGATCATATAAATGAGAGCAGCCCGCATGGGCTCTGGCCACCTGACAGTGCATGCTGTACCTAAGGGTGCAGCTGCCATTTGGCTCTGACCAATTGTTGCCAGGCAGGAATGTGGGCTCATTGTTGCCACATCTCCTGATTTTTGAAGAGAAGATGGAATTCTAGATTTCTATGtaaaatctcaattttaaaatgtttcctatgactttctctctttttttaaacaaataagtgtttttattgttgttcaaatagagTTGTCTCGATTTTCCCCTCATCACGCACCCCCGCCcaacccctccctgcctcccaccctcaaaactatccccttttgtctttgtccacgtgtcctttatacttgttccttgacagcccttcccctatttttccccattacccctcttccccctcccctctggttactgtcagtttgttctttatttcaatgtctctggtcatagcttgcttgcttgcttgcttgcttgcttgttttaggttccacttataggtgacataatatggtatttgtctctcaccccctggcttatttcacttggcacagtgctctccagttccatccattctgtctcgaagggtaggagctccttctttctctctgctgtgtagtcttccattgtgtaaatgtaccgtagttgttttatccactcatttgctgatgggcactttggttgcttccagcacttggctattgtaaattgtgctgctatgaacattgggatgcataggttcctTCGAATTGGTGTTGCAGGAttcttagcatataatcccagcagtggaattgccgggtcaaaaggcagttctatttttagttttctgaagaaattccatactgttttccacagtggctgcaccagtctgtattcccaccaacagtgcactagggttcccttttctccacagcctgcccagcacttgttgtttgtcgatttgtttatgatagccattctgaccagtgtgaagtggtatctcactgtggttttaatttgcatctctctgatggctagtgagagatggtgggaagtggtggtgggtgggtgtgggaatgtggtggtgggaaaagggagacaactgtattcgaacaattaaaaaattataaagaaaaaataaaaaggggactAAATCAAATAGGTGTTGCTTTTGGTTCCAAAATGCAATTTAAACAATGGTatcagccctggcaggtgtggctaagtggattgaggaccagcctacgaaccaaagggttgctggtttgatgcccagtgagggcacatgcctgggttgcgggccaggtccccagtggggggcacacgagaggcacacactgaggtttctcttcctctctttctccctccctttctctaaaaataaacaaataaaatcttaaataaacaaacctatgcatcccactgttcatagcagcacaatttatgatTTTCTCTTAAAGCCCTACACGTGGGCCAAGCAAAACATCCATGTAGGCCATCTTTGGCTAGTGGGATGCCAGTTGGATCCTAGTCCAGTGTATATTTTACAGTGGGGGGAACGGAAGCCAATCAGGACAAGAAGGATCAAAGGAGGGGAGGTGAATTAGACCCAGAGCCTACCTTTGACAGACCCATGAAACATGAGGAAGAATCATTATCATGTATTTATCCTGTGCCCACATAGGCTGCTAAGTACATGGAGTGCATTGAGTGAAAGGTCCAAAACTTGAGATGGCTGACATTCAGTGAAAAGATGTTTCAGAAATAGTCCCTTTACTTTGCACACAAGGCACCAATGTGCAATAATCAATCAGCTATTACCTGCACGTGTTTCTCAGTGTTCTGCTGATGTTCCAAGCAAATGAAGAACTGGAGATGCAGCTATGAGGACAGAAAGTTCAATCGGACATGCATGGTCACTGTCTCTTTTTCATCATGTTTCCTCCCTCctagtctccctctctcttttttacccAAGATGATTGATCATGACAATGATATCAACTCATCCTTTCTTTCTTGAGGCTTCAGAAGGCTGGTTTCTTATATTCCTTTTCTAATGCCAGATAAAGAAACATGCACAGTCACTCAGCCCATAGAGCAAGAGTAATGTCCACCTCATGCCCTCCTCCTTTCCATGGTTGTTACTTAAATCATTGATCCCTAAACATCCCCCCCTCTTCCAGTATATGATGAAGAAATTCATATATTCACCCAGGAAGGAAGCTGTGTTGCCTGGAAAATGACTAAAACCTTGCTTGCTATGCAATTGTATCACAAGCATGCCACAGTCCCACATTTGAGTTGGTGAAAGTTAAAGTATATTTCAAGTTAAAGTGTGCAGCATGAGAAgagcaaggaaaagagaaataaagtgatGGGGATTGGGAAAAAAGTGAGCCCCTATTCCCTTTgccctttcatttttctgcatccCACCTGTCCTTTTATATGGGTTTTTTTATACCTGATACTGCTATCCCGCTCCCACATGTgctacacgaggtctgtccagaaggtatcgagttatgtaatatgaaaaatagaggcatttattgaagaagatacaagaaacatcgtacatgggacaatgacacttcagtccctttcaaagtatgcacgttgggacttcacacagttctcccagtcaccatcaggttccccatcatattttcctgaacctcttcgacagtctgaaatctcttccctttcaaaagtgattttagttttgggaaaagccagaagtcacagggtgccaaatctgggctatagggatGCGGAGTCACCTGgatgacttgatgtttcaccaacaCACCCTGCAGAGGGCTTGTTGTCGTGACAAAGCTgtcaatcaccaattgcccataactgtggctttctgaatcatttgaatacaTTCTGCAGAgcaatgtttaagcttaatgcaaaatttgacacaggtttgttgctctactcgctcagtcattttgaatgcaatggccacacagtacacattctcactcaacagcatctaccacccacactgactagcacagtgaagttgtcattgttcatgcatgtgcattccagtccactctcgttggctgccaggttccatcAATGTCACATAAACCATTGTTGTTACAGTAACAATTGTTGGGCTTTTTCTTGCCAGACCTCGTATACCTTTCAGGAAAGTCTCTTAGTGACATATTATGGGCATCATAGAACATTGTCATAAATGTTGAGTATCAAACCTTCTGTTATGAAGTATCCTTTGTCATGTACTGCTCCAGTTCACAGTTTTAAAACATTGCTTTATAGAACAGTGAGTAAGGACTTAACTCTCATATGTTATACAATAGAATTGGTTGGATCTGAGGATATCCACCCGATCAGAGTGTTTGTAGAGTGGATAAGTTTCAACCAGCGGTACACAGGTAAATGTGTAGCAACAGGCTCcttgggggtgggagaaatgCACTGTGTTACAGCATTTGTAAATTTCAAACTACCAACATGAGGTCAAATaatgcagagttgggaagagacaTATTTCCATCAGTTAACTACAATAAATATGCATAATATTAACAGCATAGATAATAGTAAAATGTAGGGAAATAATTAGGGATTAATGAGGTTTGAGTATGTGTTGTGTCTGTTTTCAATATAATGTATGTAGTATAATTGTTACTTTACATAAATTAGATTTTAATAACAGCTGCTATTAATAGCTGGCTTGCAAAATTCCTGAGACATTTAACAGTTGGCTCTTATGTTCAAGTAAGAGTCCCCTCCAGCATTCCATTGCTTTCAACCCTTGTCCAGGAAGGTACCTTTTGTAAAGTAGGTTACTGACACTATAGAGCTGTAAAAGGGCTGGTACCCCTAGTGTCTGAGCACAAATAGCTTAATGTCTGGGGAAAGTACtaagtattaattttaaaaaacagaatgatCTGGAACAAATATTGAGCAGAACTCATTGCCAAAAGTGTTTATtcgtgccctggccagtgtggctcagtggattgagcaccagactgtgaagcaaagggtcaccagttcaattcccagtcagggcacacacctgagttgtggaccaggtccccagtatggggcaagcaagaggcaaccaaccgtacattgctgtttctctccctctctttctccctcccttcccctctctctaaaaataaataaataaaatatttttttaaaaagtctttattggTGAGCGTGTGTTCTCAGAGACTGCCAAAATTGGGTGAAGGTGAAAAATGGGGACACCAGAAGAAGCAAAACTCATGCAAGGGTGTATTCAACACATTTCTGAAAGGCTAAAGGAAAGTGGCCACTGGTTTTACATGGCCATTGGATATGTATCTCTCATCAGAGAGACATTAATTATActcccttcttcttcttagataaatgcTACATAATCTACATAAACTTCCCCACCTGGccttttctcacttaaaaatatgTCCTTCATTGTTAAGTGTAGGCACTATGTTATATAGCAGATCTCTAGAACATTCTAATCTTTATAACTTTATACCCATTAACAACACCTCTCTATATTCCCCTTCCCCTGTCTGCTGGAAACCACCATTTTCTTGTCTGCTTCTAaaagtttgactattttagatgctttggtttttttttaagatttttatttatttatttttagagagaaggaaagggagggataaagagagggagggaaacatcaatgtgtggttgcctgtcatgtggcccccaactggggacctggtctgcaacccaggcatgtgccctgacaggaattgaaccagcgaccctttgtttcccaggcccgtgctcaacccactgagctacaccagcagcCAAGGCTTCTATTTTAGATGCTTTGTATAAGACCtattgtgcacttaaaattttgttaagagggCAAATCTCATGTTGTTTTCTTACCATAagatactaaaaacaaaacaaaaataaaacaggatgaAGTATCAAAGGTTCACCAGGAAACTTTTGGAGGAGGCTTTCCCTGGACTCTCTGGAAAAGAGGGCAACTGAGTTGATGCCTTTCTTCCTAGTTAAAGACCAAGTGAGTTGCCAACCAAAAAGGCATACAAGCATAGGTATGTATGTACCCAAACCCAAAAACCCTTGCTCTCTGAGATCCTCAGAGAACTTGAAATATGGCTTGGAATGCTATGTGAGGGGCATGATCCTGTGCAGCACTCCTCCACCCTGAACAACTAACTACATGCCTTGCTCAATGGGGAAGTGAGACCAAGGTAAGATATAGACAATACTCCTGGTATCTATTCTGAGAGTAAAATCCATGAAGGCTACACCTCCTGAGGAGAGAGGGTGTTTAGCAAGTGCCGCTGAAGTAGTCCTTCTTGAGCAGGAGTTGTTCAGCTTTGCAGAGCTGGAGGCCCTCACCAATAGAGGTATTCTGAAGCATAAGTACTTGGAGTACTTTGTCTAGAGTAAAGCTTGTTAAACTGCAAGTAAGGACTAAAATGTGGGCACCCATGAAATGAGTGAAAATAGGATGTTTGGGGCAACCAATGTTGGTGTTGGAGACATGCTCAATATAAGTAAAAGCGTCAGtgaaaacaacaataatagtGCCATGGCCACTACTATAGAATACTTGTCAACATGTTTACTTGACATATattaaattatgttaattttcCTTGTGCTGGGGAGAGAACAATTAATGAGACATACAGACTATACCCAAGAGATGAGACTAGGCAGAGGGGACTGGAGAATGTCATGGAAGTTAACGAATGAGCAGTAAGATTTCAGTGTGTTCTGAGAAACACCTTACAGACATTAGGTAAATGTGGTTGGGAAAAAGAGGGAGTCCTGTGATGAGAAGTCATCACAGACCTGCAAGACAAGTGTGAAAGAGTGTGGGGAGGTATTGCTACAAAACATGGAAATAAGTTCATCTCCAGTTCTTCATTTGCTTGGAACATCAGCAGAACACTGAGAAACACGTGCAGGTAATAGCTGATTGATTATTGCACATTGGTGCCTTGTGTGCAAAGTAAAGGGACTATTTCTGAAACATCTTTTCACTGAATGTCAGCCATCTCAAGTTTTGGACCTTTCACTCAATGCACTCCATGTACTTAGCAGCCTATGTGGGCACAGGATAAATACATGATAATGATTCTTCCTCATGTTTCATGGGTCTGTCAAAGGTAGGCTCTGGGTCTAATTCACCTCCCCTCCTTTGATCCTTCTT
Protein-coding regions in this window:
- the LOC128779995 gene encoding uncharacterized protein, which gives rise to MWDLRGVKGGKENHKACKYTGPKSRVPWNKAVRERAFLGRRLHEQEGSVQCAFSGELHGKESSPFRWGLPRSEEVCLGVGDHVAILTSASGPTTKDSKEMPAGPCCACICATGLQTRVPWGIRLGLRRSPRLHSACCPNLGNSDQVEDHEHCCLLQPRHPASKQRRVLPARSSLKRKQGAQRKRRLTGELIKSGAAPPKDPSFVSKSATEEGALSSLARASTDGSFPKLFVSVLDYSSLEDATNNFSFQEFTPDPCPDQHDPTASEQALVSACSEWQQKLEAAEALLILKESSRAPSGSISPLQP